aacacttgcactgcgtgtgctatcaaaatcgttgcagactttgtCTTGTTTTAAATCTAGTCACAACTTGCAAGTGCAAGGTATCTTGCAAGAGcaaaccagagggcctaccgcgaaccgcattcgacgtgttgcctccctgtcacacttacgtacgaatgtacaagcgcgacagagaggcaacacgccgaacgtcgttcgcggtagaccctcagctAGGATACAGAGATGACTCATCAGTTGATgtttacgatttatttagaCCAATTTTCCTATTGATAAAGCTAATACAGAGAAACGGTTAATGATGAAATAAGTTATGCAACTCTGCTGATAATGGAATATTAGGTAGAgatagaccaagataagtctgcagcgattttgatagccctcgcagtacacgtgttatttaatatttatacctacgtcataatttcatagggAGATTTAAAACTATCATGACCGGACTGGACCAAACGCTGGAGTTTCATTACAAGTCATGTCAGattcatgatagtgtcggggccgtagtagaagtttgacgtttaaactcgcgctgcgtgggctatcagaatcgctgcagacttttcttggtctaactcaatATTGAGAGGAAAGAGAGCGATGAGTTATCCATACAAATGTAATCCTCATCTTCCTCTCTGGATGTTAACATTATAGAAAGTATGTTTACACATTTTGATGTATACCTATTGACCGTAACTtgacctttttagggttccgtacccaaagggtaaaaacgggaccctattactaagactccactgtctgtctgtctgacaaAAGGCTGTGATATTATGGCCGTGTTATGCGtaatggaacccttcgtgcgggggtccgactcgcacttggccgttttttttagattttatgattattatgagaagcgaaaaacaattttatagatatatacaatttttttaatgctCTTAACTCTTATAAGTGTCaccatcatcataacttaagagctttgctcttgtcggtggagccaATCATCTCTTTCTTgcgccagtcttttaatttcctcatacgacgcattattttttatttggctgaaaTAACCAAAAATTTGGCTTATAAGTGTAATACACAAAAAATCGATAAACAACAAACAAGGTGCATAGCAGATCTGTGGTTGATTACATCAAGCTGTGtcaaaacattttcaataatGACAACAACCAGAAAGGAAATTGCGGACTATGTATGAAAAGGCGGTTTCGACgtctgatgatgaagccggGAGATTACCAGTCAAATTAGAATTGTGTCGATTTTTTTTCACAGATAGGCATTTTTTGTATCAAATCAGcggtcaaaatgtccatagaCTATGGTGACTGCTTactatcaggcgggccgtatgctcgtttgccaccgacgtgatATATAAAAAAGTAGGTGCGGTGCGTACACAATATTTTTCCAATATTAATGTCATTAAAATCATGTGTTGCAGCCAAAACATTTCACATTTACTCGTAGATTAATCTTACGTCTTATCGATATAACGGTTTTTTAACATTGTCTGGTCATTGACCCATACACCTAAATAAATCGCTCACATAAAACGCCAATCTATCAATAAAAACCAAACCTACACGTTCAATGACCGACCCCATAACTTACAAACAGCGAGAAAAAACTATAGAGGTAACATTGATAAACGCAGAGTACTTTAATAATGATCCTTCAGTCTCGAGTTTCTTTGCGTAACTTTTTTTACCTTGAATTTTTTATTCCTCTCTGTGTAAAAGCTATTTGCcgcgaaaaaataaaacttgctaggtacctatataaacgAACGGACGTCAACACTCTGACCACAGTAATCGCACTCGAGGCGTCGAGTCAAGACGGAGTCTATCCCGGTGTCCCGCGAAAAAAACAACAACATGCGGCTTATTGTGATCGCGAATGTTTTGTGTTTGCTTTCCGCGGATCCGTCCCGCGCGCGAGCCATCGACGATGACGTACCGATCATCAACGATTACACGCACAACAGAGCAGATCTACTAGAACTCGAACTCAACGAATCTGTCGGAGGCAAACTGCATCTCACAGAAAAAGAACAAGCTGTCAACGATATCCTCATGCGCTTGAAAGAGAAAGAACTGGACAACTCTTTTGATAACCCgcaatttttcaacttttctaGACCATATTTTACGTATAAAGACGATATGAAGCACTCTAAAGTGTATCAATTGATGCGACGGATGCCGAAAGGGGCGGCGTTGCATGTGCACAGCTCCTTGATGCTCGACGCGGATTACATGGTGAAGCTGACGTATGAGAACCACTTATACGCTTGTCTCACAGAGGAcgatttaaaattacacttctCCGACGCCGAGCCGCTGCGACCTTGCCCGGTTAAATGGAATCTCCTGAGCACACTCAGAGACGCATCCGATGACGTAGCCCAATTTGACGCAAAATTAAAGGAACACTTCACTTTAGGCACCGAAGACCATATGGGATTTAATACAAATGTAAACGAAGCATGGAAACAGTTCAACAAAGTTTATTACACGATCAAATCTTTGATAAACTATAGGCCTGTCAGAGAAAAAATGTTTTACCAAGCTTTACAGGACTTTTACAATGACAATGTATTGTATATTGAAGTGCGCAGCGGTTTATCCAGCTTGTACGAGCTAGATGGCACTCAGcatgataaaatatatttagcgACTCTTTATAAGGAAGTTACGGACAAATTCATAAAGGAGAACCCTGGTTTTATCGGCATAAAGATTATAGTT
The window above is part of the Cydia splendana chromosome 19, ilCydSple1.2, whole genome shotgun sequence genome. Proteins encoded here:
- the LOC134799958 gene encoding adenosine deaminase 2-like, with the protein product MRLIVIANVLCLLSADPSRARAIDDDVPIINDYTHNRADLLELELNESVGGKLHLTEKEQAVNDILMRLKEKELDNSFDNPQFFNFSRPYFTYKDDMKHSKVYQLMRRMPKGAALHVHSSLMLDADYMVKLTYENHLYACLTEDDLKLHFSDAEPLRPCPVKWNLLSTLRDASDDVAQFDAKLKEHFTLGTEDHMGFNTNVNEAWKQFNKVYYTIKSLINYRPVREKMFYQALQDFYNDNVLYIEVRSGLSSLYELDGTQHDKIYLATLYKEVTDKFIKENPGFIGIKIIVSRARSASVEQVRESLNLARQLKKTIPNIFAGFDLVGQEDLGKPLKNFLPALLEAKDEINYYFHGGETNWYGTATDENLFDAILLGSKRIGHGYALMKHPALIKAVHRNDIAIEVNVISNSVLSLVQDLRNHPLATYLALGLPVVLSSDDPGVWGAKPMSDDFYVAFVAIASKHADLRMLKQLAINSIRYSALDDKGKTKLFKSFEKKWNEFIDGVITDSDVLLKL